Within Epilithonimonas zeae, the genomic segment ATAGTACGCCTTTTCTGCGTACAATTTTGCAATCAGCACTTCTTTTTTTGATAGATGCTCTAACCTTCATTTTGTTAATTTTAATATCTAAAAGTTATTCTCCCTTTAGTCAAGTCATAAGGAGAGAGTTCGAGTCTTACCTTGTCTCCAGGTAAGAGTTTTATATAATGCATTCTCATTTTACCAGAAATATGGGCAATTAAAACATGCCCATTCTCTAGCTCTACACGGAACTGCGCGTTGGAAAGTGCTTCCGTAATCACGCCGTCTTGTTCTATATGTTTCTGTTTAGCCATTTATTCTATTAAAGGTTTGATGATCTTGATAATTTAGATTGCATCAACCCATCATAATGATGGTTCAGCAGATATGTGTTAATTTGTTGAACAGTATCCAAGATAACTCCAACCATAATTAACAACGATGTACCCCCAAAAAAGAGAGCAAATCTATCTGTCTGAACAAACGCTCCGTGCACTATTGCCGGAAGGACTGCAAAGATAGACAAAAATATTGCACCAGGCAAAGTTATTTTGGATAAAATATCATCCAAGTAATCTGCCGTTTCTTTTCCAGGTCTAACCTTAGGAATAAGCCCACCATTACGCTTCAAATCATCAGCCATCTGATTCACAGGAATGGTAATTGCTGTATAGAAAAATGAGAAAATTATAATCAATAACGCAAACAATACGTTGTATTGCCAGCTAAAAACATTCTTGAAACCAGCCAAAAACGTATTTGATTCATCAACTTTCGTAAGTAATCCAGGAACAAACATTAATGCTTGTGCAAAGATGATTGGCATTACACCTGCGGCATTCACCTTCAATGGGATCCATTGTCTAGCGCCTTCCATCAAGTTTCTGCTTACCCCACCTCTGGCCTGAGCTCTACTTACATACTGGATTGGGATTTTTCTTACTGCTACAGATAATATGATAGCTAATAAAATTACCAATAACCAGAATACAATTTCTACTAAAATCATGATGCTTCCTAATCCACCTTTACCATTCTGTGTTAGAACTTCTTGGTAAAAAGCCGTTGGAAGATCCGCAAGGATACCCACCATAATCAAAATAGAGATACCATTACCAATACCTTTGTCTGTAATCTTCTCTCCTAACCACATTGCAAATACAGAACCTGCTACCAAAATAATAATACTTGGTAACCAGAACATCAGAGATGCCGGATCAACATAATATGCTGATGAGAACTGTGAATAAGGTAAAAAGAATTGCGTAACAGATGTCAAATATGATGGCGCCTGTACAAGACAAACTCCGATAGTTAACCATCTGGTAATTTGGTTCAAAGTATTTCTTCCACTTTCGCCATCTTTCTGTAACTTCTGAAGATAAGGAATAGCCATTCCCATCAACTGTACAATAATAGATGCCGAAATGTATGGCATGATTCCCAATGCCATAATAGAGGCACGGCTAAAAGCTCCACCTGTGAAAGATGACAATAAACCCAAAAGGCCGGCCCCTTGTTGGTTCCCGCCTTGATTTTGGTAATGTTGTAATAAGTTTCCTACTTCTGCCGTGTTAATTGCAGGAAGAGAAACATAAGATGCGAATCTATACACAAGGACCAAAGAAAGTGTCAGGATAATTTTATCCCTCAGCTCTTTTAGACTCCAAATGTTTTTAAGTGTTTGTATAAATTCTTTCATTAGTTATTAATTAAAGAGTAATTGCTTTACCTCCTGCTTTGTTGATTGCCTCTTCAGCAGACTTAGTAAACTTATCAGCAGAGATAGAAACACCAGATTTCAAATCACCTCTTCCTAAGATTTTTACTAATTCGTTTTTAGATGCAAGACCGTTTTCTACCAATACGTCTCTAGTGATATCACCAGTGATGTTTTTAGTATCGATCAAAGTTTGGATAGTATCAAGATTGATTGCTCTAAACTCTTTTCTATTAATATTTTTGAAACCAAATTTAGGTAGTCTTCTTTGCAAAGGCATCTGTCCACCTTCGAAACCGATTTTCTGAGAATAACCAGCTCTAGCTTTCTGACCTTTATGTCCTTTTGTTGAAGTACCACCGTATCCGCTTCCTTGGCCTCTACCAATTCTTTTTGTGCTGAATGTAGAACCAGCTGATGGTTTTAAATTATTTAAATTCATTGTTGTATTGTGAGATTATAGATTAAAAGATAAGAGACAAGAGACTGCTAAAAACAAGTCTCTTTTCTCTATGTCTATTGTTCTTATTTCTGAACTTCTAATAAGTGACTTACAGAAGCGATCATTCCTAAAATAGAAGGCGTAGCTTCGTGTTCTACAACTTGTTGAAGTCTCTTAAATCCTAGTGCTTCAAGTGTTCTTTTTTGAGTTTTAGAACGATTAATAGCACTTCTAACTAATTTTACTTTGATTGTTGCCATTGCTATATTGATTAACCGTTAAACACTTTACTTAGAGAAACACCTCTCATTCTTGCAATTTCTTCTGGTCTTCTGATATCCAACAATGCGTTGAAAGTAGCTTTCACAACATTGTGTGGGTTAGAAGAACCTTTAGATTTTGACAATACATCGTGTACACCTGCAGACTCTAGCACCGCTCTTACCGCACCACCTGCGATAAGTCCTGTACCGTGAGAAGCTGGTCTCAAAAAGATATCAGCACCTCCGTATCTAGCAGAAGTTTGGTGAGGAATTGTGTGATTGATTACAGGAACCTTCACTAAGTTTTTCTTAGCATCTTCTACAGCTTTCGCGATAGCAGAAGCAACTTCCTTAGATTTACCAAGTCCGTAACCGATAACACCATCTTCGTTTCCTACAACAACAATTGCAGAAAATCCAAATGCTCTACCTCCTTTCGTTACTTTAGTTACTCTGTTAACAGCAACCAGACGATCTTTTAATTCTAATCCTCCAGGTTTAACTCTTTCTATATTACTATCTACCATGTTTTCTAGATTTTTAAAATTAGAATTTAAGACCTGCTTCTCTAGCACCGTCAGCAAGAGCTTTCACTCTACCATGATACACAAAACCATTTCTATCAAATACAACACTTTCGATACCTGCTGCTTTAGCTTTAGCTGCGATAGCTTTACCAACTGCTACAGATACTTCTACTTTCGTTCCTTTAGCGTCTACACCTTTCTCTCTAGAAGAAGCTGATACTAATGTTTTACCGTCTTTGTCATCTACCAATTGAGCGTAGATTTCTTTATTACTTTTGAATACAGATAATCTTGGTAATTCTGCAGATCCGGAGATCTTCCCTCTTACTCTTCTTTTGATTCTGATTCGTTTTTCAACTTTTGTTAATGCCATTTTCTTAAATTTTATGCAGATTTACCGGCTTTTCTTCTAATGATTTCGCCCACGAATTTCACACCTTTTCCTTTGTAAGGTTCAGGTTTTCTGAAAGATCTGATCTTAGCAGCCACCATTCCAAGAAGTTGATTATCGTAAGAAGATAATGTAATGATCGGGTTTTTCCCTTTTTCTGTCAATGTATCCAAAGTCACTTCTTTTGGAAGTTCCAATACGATACCGTGAGAAAATCCAAGAGCCAATTCTAATCTTTGGCCATTGTGAGATGCTCTGTATCCAACTCCTACTAGTTCTAATTGCTTAGTGAAACCTGTAGAAGTACCAACAACCATATTGTTGATAAGCGCTCTGTATAAACCGTGAAGCGCTTTATGTTCTTTTGAGTCAGAAGGACGAGTGAACGTAAGTACACCGTCTTCTTGTGAGAAGCTGATTCCTCCTGTAAGCTCCTGAGATAATTCTCCTTTAGGACCTTTAACCGTTACAACACCTTCTTTCTCGGTAACTGTAACTCCAGCAGGAACTTCTATAATTGCTTTACCAATTCTTGACATTTTCCTTGTTTTAAAAAATTAATATACGTAGCAAATTACTTCACCTCCCACTTTCTCTTGTCTCGCTTTTTTATCAGTCATTACTCCTTTAGAAGTAGAGATAATAGCTACACCTAGTCCGTTAAGTACTCTTGGAAGTTCCTCAGAACCTTTGTACTGACGAAGACCTGGTCTAGAAGCTCTTTGAATTGACTTGATAGCAGGCTTGTTTGTTTGCTTATCATACTTCAAAGCGATCTTGATAGCTCCTTGAACTGCATTATCCTCGAACTTGTAGTTCAAGATATAACCTTGGTCAAAAAGAATCTTAGTGATCTCTTTTTTGATTTTCGATGCAGGAATTTCCACCACTTTGTGGCCTGCGCTTTGTGCGTTCCTTACTCTTGTTAGGAAATCTGAAATTGGATCTGTTACCATTTCTTTGTTTTAAATTATTGGTTAATGACAACCAGTATTGAAAAGACTTGAAGATAGAGATATCAGAATCTGACATCTCTATCTTTAGTATCTCAACAACTTAATTGCCTCGATTTTTTTAATTGCTTACCAACTAGCTTTTTTAACTCCTGGGATAAGACCATTGTTAGCCATTTCACGGAAAGTTACTCTGGAAATACCGAATGTTCTCATGTATCCTCTTGGTCTTCCTGTTAGTTTACATCTGTTGTGTAATCTTACAGGAGAAGCATTTTTAGGCAATTTCTGTAATGCTTCATAATCTCCAGCTTCTTTCAAAGCTCTTCTTTTTTCAGCATATTTAGCTACAGTAGCTTCTCTTTTGCGCTCACGCGCTTTCATTGATTCTTTAGCCATCTCTTAGTTCTTTTTGAAAGGTAAACCGAAGTGAGTTAATAATGATTTTGCTTCTTTATCAGTTTTCGCAGTTGTT encodes:
- the secY gene encoding preprotein translocase subunit SecY translates to MKEFIQTLKNIWSLKELRDKIILTLSLVLVYRFASYVSLPAINTAEVGNLLQHYQNQGGNQQGAGLLGLLSSFTGGAFSRASIMALGIMPYISASIIVQLMGMAIPYLQKLQKDGESGRNTLNQITRWLTIGVCLVQAPSYLTSVTQFFLPYSQFSSAYYVDPASLMFWLPSIIILVAGSVFAMWLGEKITDKGIGNGISILIMVGILADLPTAFYQEVLTQNGKGGLGSIMILVEIVFWLLVILLAIILSVAVRKIPIQYVSRAQARGGVSRNLMEGARQWIPLKVNAAGVMPIIFAQALMFVPGLLTKVDESNTFLAGFKNVFSWQYNVLFALLIIIFSFFYTAITIPVNQMADDLKRNGGLIPKVRPGKETADYLDDILSKITLPGAIFLSIFAVLPAIVHGAFVQTDRFALFFGGTSLLIMVGVILDTVQQINTYLLNHHYDGLMQSKLSRSSNL
- the rplF gene encoding 50S ribosomal protein L6, coding for MSRIGKAIIEVPAGVTVTEKEGVVTVKGPKGELSQELTGGISFSQEDGVLTFTRPSDSKEHKALHGLYRALINNMVVGTSTGFTKQLELVGVGYRASHNGQRLELALGFSHGIVLELPKEVTLDTLTEKGKNPIITLSSYDNQLLGMVAAKIRSFRKPEPYKGKGVKFVGEIIRRKAGKSA
- the infA gene encoding translation initiation factor IF-1 — its product is MAKQKHIEQDGVITEALSNAQFRVELENGHVLIAHISGKMRMHYIKLLPGDKVRLELSPYDLTKGRITFRY
- the rpmJ gene encoding 50S ribosomal protein L36, whose translation is MKVRASIKKRSADCKIVRRKGVLFVINKKNPKFKQRQG
- the rpsH gene encoding 30S ribosomal protein S8 produces the protein MVTDPISDFLTRVRNAQSAGHKVVEIPASKIKKEITKILFDQGYILNYKFEDNAVQGAIKIALKYDKQTNKPAIKSIQRASRPGLRQYKGSEELPRVLNGLGVAIISTSKGVMTDKKARQEKVGGEVICYVY
- the rpsN gene encoding 30S ribosomal protein S14, which produces MAKESMKARERKREATVAKYAEKRRALKEAGDYEALQKLPKNASPVRLHNRCKLTGRPRGYMRTFGISRVTFREMANNGLIPGVKKASW
- the rpsE gene encoding 30S ribosomal protein S5, producing MVDSNIERVKPGGLELKDRLVAVNRVTKVTKGGRAFGFSAIVVVGNEDGVIGYGLGKSKEVASAIAKAVEDAKKNLVKVPVINHTIPHQTSARYGGADIFLRPASHGTGLIAGGAVRAVLESAGVHDVLSKSKGSSNPHNVVKATFNALLDIRRPEEIARMRGVSLSKVFNG
- the rplO gene encoding 50S ribosomal protein L15; protein product: MNLNNLKPSAGSTFSTKRIGRGQGSGYGGTSTKGHKGQKARAGYSQKIGFEGGQMPLQRRLPKFGFKNINRKEFRAINLDTIQTLIDTKNITGDITRDVLVENGLASKNELVKILGRGDLKSGVSISADKFTKSAEEAINKAGGKAITL
- the rplR gene encoding 50S ribosomal protein L18; the encoded protein is MALTKVEKRIRIKRRVRGKISGSAELPRLSVFKSNKEIYAQLVDDKDGKTLVSASSREKGVDAKGTKVEVSVAVGKAIAAKAKAAGIESVVFDRNGFVYHGRVKALADGAREAGLKF
- the rpmD gene encoding 50S ribosomal protein L30, with amino-acid sequence MATIKVKLVRSAINRSKTQKRTLEALGFKRLQQVVEHEATPSILGMIASVSHLLEVQK